TTGGGTCATTTGGAATAAGGTCCTCGTCTTTAAAGTTTTCTATTTCTTCCTCGACAATTATTGTTCTACGATCGTCATTATATTTTTCTTTTAGTTCATTTGTTTCTTTCTTTATTATATCTAAAATCATCTTTGGTTTAGATAAAATTTCTTCTAATTTTTTTATTTGTATTAATTTTTCTTTTAATTCATTTTTTATATTTTTTATCTCCATGCCAGCTAGCTGATGAAGCCTTGTCTCTAAAATCGCATTAGCTTGCTCTTCGCTTAATTTATATTTTTTAACTAAATTATTTTTTGCTTGCTCTTTTGTTGAAGATTTTTTTATTATTTTAATTACTTCATCAATATGATCTATGGCAATAACAAGCCCCTTTAAAATGTGCGCCCTGTGTTTAGTCTTAATTAATTTATATTCGGCTCTTCTATACACAACATCTTGCCTGTGTTTTATGTACTCATCTAAAAGGCCCTTTAATCCAATAATCTTTGGTTGTGTTCCCCCCAAAAGAGAAACCATATTAAGATGAAATGTCTGCTGTAGTTCTGTGAGTTTAAAAAGTTGATTCAATATTTTTTTTGGAATAGTTCCTTTTTTTAATTCAAAAACAATTCTAATTCCATTTTTGTCTGACTCATCTCTGATGTCTTTTACCCCTTCTATTTTTTTGTTTTTGACTAAATCAGCAACCTTTGTCAGAAGCTTCGCCTTATTAACTAGATATGGTAATTCATTTACTATGATTTGAAATTTGTCTCCCTCTCCTTTAATTATGTCTGTTTTTGATCTTATAACAACCGGGCCCCTGCCAGTAGAATATGCCTCTCTAATATTTTTAGAACCAAAAATTATTCCGCCAGTAGCAAAGTCAGGCCCTTTTATAAAGCCACATATCTCTTTTGTGTCTGCGCCTGGATTATCTATTAAATGAACCACTGCATCGCAAACTTCTCCCAAATTATGGGAAGGCATATTGGTTGCCATACCAACAGCAATACCCATTGATCCATTAATAAGCAAGTTTGGTAATTTTGCTGGCAATACTTTTGGCTCATTAATTGTGTCGTCATAATTTGGAACAAAATCAACTGTATTTTGTTCAATATCTACTAACATTTCTTCTGCAATAGGTGTCAACTTTGCTTCTGTGTATCTATATGCAGCTGCTCTATCGCCATCAACGCTACCAAAATTTCCCTGTCCATTAATCAATGGATATCTAAGAGAAAAATCCTGAGCCATTCTTGTTAAAGAATCATAAACTGCTTGGTCTCCATGAGGATGAAACTTTCCTAATGTTTCTCCAATAATTGTAGCTGACTTTCTGTGCTTGGCCTTATGTCCAAGTTTCATTTTATGCATTGCATAAAGAATTCTTCGGTGAACAGGCTTAAGTCCGTCACGACTATCTGGCAATGCCCTAGACACGATTACACTCATTGCATAATCAAGATAAGAATCTTTTATTTCTTTTTCTAAAGATGTGTTAGTATTTTTGTTATTATTCATTGGTTATACTCATAATTAAATTCTTTGTATTTTTAATTTTGTTTTATATTTTTTATTTTTTCTTTTGTTTCATTAAACATATTACCAACCTCTAAAAATCCTTTATTAAATAAATTTAAAAGTTTTTCTTCTTGGTCTATTTTATTAAACTGCAACTTTGTGTTGATTGTCCATAAAAAGAAAATTGAAACGACTATCAAGATAAATAATAATAACTGGCCTTTTTTTAATTTATGCATAAAAAAATATTATTTCTCTTTAAGTACAATAATTTTTGTTTTTTCAACAGATAAATCTTTCTTTTTTAAGGTAAAATAATCTAAACGCTCGACTTCATCAATCCCCGCCTCTTTTAAAAAGTTTTCCAACGGAAGCAATTTTGTTTTTATCCCCTGAATATCAAAACAGCAAGGAATAACTATTTTTGGCTCAAGAGAATTAATAATATCCATTGCTTGACTTGGGTCAATCAAATTTTCACCCCCAACTGGAACAAAAAGAACATCCATACCATCGATTTCTTCTATTTCTCTATCTTTAAGCGTATCGTTTATCTCCCCTAAAAACCCTAAACGAATATTATCAATTTCAATTTGATAAATTATTGACTGACTATTCTCTCTAATGAAATCAACCCCATAAATAAAAACATTTTTAATTTCGTATTCACCAGCATGATCAATTAGAAATTTTGCTTTCTCTAATTTAACTATTTTATTTTTGTCTTTTTCTTTAGAAAAAAGAACAATTATATCTGCCTTAAAATTTGGCTTTCTTTTTAGTCCGCCATTGATTGGTCCATATGGGTCTATTAAAATAGTTTTGGTTTTATTTTTAATTTTAAAACATGATTGTCCGTACCAATTAATTTTCATTTTGTTAATAATTTTTTATATAATTTTATATATTCAATTGTTGGATTTTCCCATGAAAAATTTTTTTTCATCGCATTAACTTGTATTTTTCTCCAAATATTTTTTTTATAATAAATATTTAATGCTCTTTTTAGTGTAAACAAAAAAACTTTAACAGAAAAAATTTTAAAAACAAACCCTGTTCCATCTGATGATTTTTTTATTTTAAAATTTTTTACAGTATCTTTTAGCCCGCCAGTACTCCTAACTAATGGAATGGTTCCATATCTCATTGACATCATCTGAGATAACCCGCATGGCTCAAACCTTGATGGCATTAAAAAAATATCAGCACCAGCATAAATTTGATGAGCAAGAATTGAATCAAACCCAATCAAAGTAGCCATCATTGACTTGTTCTCTTTTGAAAGATTTAAAAAAAATTGTTCATGGTCTTTGTTCCCCGTCCCTAAAAGTACTAACTGGCAATTTAATTTAATTATTTTATTAAAAGAAGATAAAATTAAATCCAACCCTTTTTGCTTGCTAATTCTTGAAACAATTGCAAGTAATGGAATATCCTTGTCTATCTTTAATCCTAGCTTTTCTTGTAAATATAACTTATTCTCTTGTTTGTCTTCTATTGTTTTGATTGAATAATTTTTTTTCAAAAATTTATCAGTAATAGGATTATAAATATCCTGATCTATTCCATTTAAGATACCTGAAATATCTCTTGCTCTTTTTTTTATAGATCTTCTTAATCCCAGCGAAAATTGTTGCTTGGTTATTTCTTTTGCATATTGAGGACTTACTGTTGTAATTAGGTCAGCTAAAAGAATTCCTTGCTCGAGAACGTTAACATTTAAGCTATTTTTTTTTAAAGAAAGACAATCTTTTTTCTTTATTTCTAAAAAATCACAGAAAATCTTTTGTTTTATTTTTCCTTGAAAAAAAAGATTGTGAACCGTAAGAATAGACTTAATTGATATGTTTTTTATTTTTAAAAGAAAGGGAATAATGCTTGTTTGCCAATCATTGCAGTGCACAATATCGGGCTTCCAATTAATTATTTTAAATATCTTCAAAACAGCCAAAGAAAAAAACAAAAACCTCAAAACAGCCAAAGGGTTATTATTGTCTAAATAAACCCCGTTACTACTTAGATACTTTTCATTTTCAATTAAATATACTATTACTTCTGTTTGCTTTTGTTCTGGACTGCTTGTTTTAATTTTTGTTTGAAAAATGTTTAAATGTTCTTTTTTTTTATTAACAGATACAGATGCTTCTCCAATTTTTTCTATGTTATTTATTTTATTTTTTAATTCAAAATAAAATGGAATAACAACTCTTGCATCGTGTTCTTTCTTGGTTATTTCTTTTGAAAGAGCTCCAACAACGTCTGCTAATCCGCCTATTTTTATGATTGGATATATTTCTGGGGCTACAAAAAGTATTTTCATTATTAATTATGTTTCTCGATTTTCTTAATTAAATAAGTCGATCTTTTCCTACAATTATCTTTAATCTTTCTTCTCCAAGTGTAATAACTGCTGGTATTTGAATTTTTTTATTTTTACTAATTTCAATAAAAATTTCCTCTTTAGGATTTTTTGATTTTACTTCTATCTTTTTTACAAAAAACAAACTATCTAAATTCTCTTTTTTCTTAAAAAACCAAAAATTTTTACCAGGAGAGCCAACTAAAACTTCTAAATAATCATCTTTTGGGTTGCCTGCCCTTTTTTTAAAACTTGTCTTTGAAAACGAATTATTAAATCTTAACAAATCTAAATTAATCAATTTTATTAATTTGCTCCTTTTTGGAATAATCTTATATTTATCATTTGCGAAAAAATTGCACTTGTTTTGAGGAAAAACTAAAGAAGAAAAAAAATATTCTTTATTAATTTTTCCAAGACTAACCTTTTCTATTCGTCTCGCTGAAATAATATCACAGGCATATTCATCTACTGTGATTCCTAAAATGTGCGCAAAACGAGAATCAATATCTATTGGAATATATCCCAAAACAGCATCTGTATTAGCAAGCGCTATAGCTGCATCAGCCAAAAGATTATCGCTTCCTAATATAACTATGGTTGGAGACCTGTCTTCTCTTAAAATATTTTTGGTCATTTCTTTAATGTTTTTCAATATAGAATATTGATATTTTTTCCCAGGAATTCCAAGAGTTGACACTCTTGTTTCTATTTTAGAAACAACTTTTAAGTATTTTTTGCCAACCAAGAAAGAATCATAAATATAAAAATACATAATTTTAATTTTCTAGACAATTACGCCTTAAGTAAAATTTTATTAATAAAAATTAAATTTTTATTCCTCGTCTACTTCTTCTACTTCTTCAGGTGCATCCTCTCTGCCACCAACTTGACATTTTCCATTAATAACAGCTCCTTGTTCAATTGCAAGAACACTACAATTAATGTCTCCCAATAACTTTGCACTGCTTCCTAGTTTTATTTCTTCCTCAACATTTAAGTTTCCCTTAATCTCTCCATCGATTGAAGCATTCTTTGCTCTAACATTAGCATTAACCACGCCTCCTTCTTTTAACTGAAGGTCATTTTCTGTTTTTAGTGAACCCGTTAACTCTCCCTTAATAATAACATTTCCGTACGCCCTAAATTTACCATCCACTTTTACTCCTGAGCCAATTATTGTTTCAGCATCTTCAGGGGTCACTTTTGTTTCTTTTCCTAACATAAAATTTTAGTTTATTAAATTTATTATAGTAGTTACTAAATTATAACAAAATTATTAAAATCGTCAAATATTTATTTTTTATATTGACAAAAAGTATTTTACTTTTAAAATGAAAAACATGGATAATAAAAACATCAACCAAAACAACCATTTAATTAAAGATTTAAAACTTCTTTTTCTTATTGTAATTATAATTGCTTTAATTTTATTTGTTTTACATGTTGTAAACATTCAAACA
Above is a genomic segment from Patescibacteria group bacterium containing:
- a CDS encoding polymer-forming cytoskeletal protein — protein: MLGKETKVTPEDAETIIGSGVKVDGKFRAYGNVIIKGELTGSLKTENDLQLKEGGVVNANVRAKNASIDGEIKGNLNVEEEIKLGSSAKLLGDINCSVLAIEQGAVINGKCQVGGREDAPEEVEEVDEE
- a CDS encoding MBL fold metallo-hydrolase, coding for MKINWYGQSCFKIKNKTKTILIDPYGPINGGLKRKPNFKADIIVLFSKEKDKNKIVKLEKAKFLIDHAGEYEIKNVFIYGVDFIRENSQSIIYQIEIDNIRLGFLGEINDTLKDREIEEIDGMDVLFVPVGGENLIDPSQAMDIINSLEPKIVIPCCFDIQGIKTKLLPLENFLKEAGIDEVERLDYFTLKKKDLSVEKTKIIVLKEK
- a CDS encoding glycogen synthase is translated as MKILFVAPEIYPIIKIGGLADVVGALSKEITKKEHDARVVIPFYFELKNKINNIEKIGEASVSVNKKKEHLNIFQTKIKTSSPEQKQTEVIVYLIENEKYLSSNGVYLDNNNPLAVLRFLFFSLAVLKIFKIINWKPDIVHCNDWQTSIIPFLLKIKNISIKSILTVHNLFFQGKIKQKIFCDFLEIKKKDCLSLKKNSLNVNVLEQGILLADLITTVSPQYAKEITKQQFSLGLRRSIKKRARDISGILNGIDQDIYNPITDKFLKKNYSIKTIEDKQENKLYLQEKLGLKIDKDIPLLAIVSRISKQKGLDLILSSFNKIIKLNCQLVLLGTGNKDHEQFFLNLSKENKSMMATLIGFDSILAHQIYAGADIFLMPSRFEPCGLSQMMSMRYGTIPLVRSTGGLKDTVKNFKIKKSSDGTGFVFKIFSVKVFLFTLKRALNIYYKKNIWRKIQVNAMKKNFSWENPTIEYIKLYKKLLTK
- the gyrA gene encoding DNA gyrase subunit A, with product MNNNKNTNTSLEKEIKDSYLDYAMSVIVSRALPDSRDGLKPVHRRILYAMHKMKLGHKAKHRKSATIIGETLGKFHPHGDQAVYDSLTRMAQDFSLRYPLINGQGNFGSVDGDRAAAYRYTEAKLTPIAEEMLVDIEQNTVDFVPNYDDTINEPKVLPAKLPNLLINGSMGIAVGMATNMPSHNLGEVCDAVVHLIDNPGADTKEICGFIKGPDFATGGIIFGSKNIREAYSTGRGPVVIRSKTDIIKGEGDKFQIIVNELPYLVNKAKLLTKVADLVKNKKIEGVKDIRDESDKNGIRIVFELKKGTIPKKILNQLFKLTELQQTFHLNMVSLLGGTQPKIIGLKGLLDEYIKHRQDVVYRRAEYKLIKTKHRAHILKGLVIAIDHIDEVIKIIKKSSTKEQAKNNLVKKYKLSEEQANAILETRLHQLAGMEIKNIKNELKEKLIQIKKLEEILSKPKMILDIIKKETNELKEKYNDDRRTIIVEEEIENFKDEDLIPNDPTIIILTKSGYIKRLSTQSFRSQSRGGKGVKGLSVKDGDTVQQVIVTTTHAEILFFTNKGRVLQIRAYDVLGSTRTTRGQSLANFLEIQENEKISSILSTKGLKDHKNIIMATKNGTIKKVSTDAFKNIRKSGLIAIKLKKEDLLNWVSLIDDKDNVILVSSKGKSIYFEEKQLRQIGRTASGVRGIRLDKQDFIVGMGVVKASSKKENNRLLIITANGFGKATPIKSYRIQNRGGKGTKAAKINQKTGSIIGALIFEKNNLPDFIIGDVLVISEKGQTIRFQLKGVPRTGRVTQGVMLIKFKQEGDRAGSFALI